A region of the Brachybacterium sacelli genome:
GGCCGCAGCGATCGACGCCCTCGGCGAGCCCGCCGTCTTCACCGCCCCCGCGGCCCTGCGCAACATCCTGGAGACGGCCCCGCAGCTCGACGAGTACGGACGGGCCGCGATCGCGAGCGCGGCGAGCTTCTTCTCCGCCGGCGCCCCGATCCCCGCGCACCTGCTGCGGGAGCTGCGCAGCCTGATGCCGCACGCGAGGGCGCTGACGCCCTACGGGATGACCGAGTGCCTGGCCGTGGCGGCCATCGACCTCGAGGGCATCGAGGCGGCGGGCGAGGGCTCCGGCGTGTGCGTCGGCCGCCCCGTGCCGCGGGTCGAGCTCGCCGTGGCCGTCATGGACGGTGAAGGTCGCACCCCCGGCGAGATCTCGCAGCAGGCCGACGTAACGGGCGAGGTGCTCGTGCGCGCCCCGCACGTGCGCGACCGCTACCTGATGCTCTGGGGCACCACGCACCGCTCCATGCGTTTCACCGGCTGGCACGCCACCGGCGACGTGGGCCACCTGGATGCCGAGGGGCGACTGTGGATCGAGGGCCGCGCGGACCACGTGCTGGCCACGGCCGATGGACTCTTCACCCCCGTGCAGGTCGAGGACGCCGCCGAGACCGTGCCGACGGTGCGGCGGGCCGGTGCCGCCGCCGTCGGCCCCCGCGGCACCCAGCAGGTCGTGGTGGTCCTCGAGACCGAGGACGGCTACCGGGCCGGAAAGGCGGGACGGCCCCGCGCCGCCTCGACCTCTTTGCAGGAGGCCGTGCGCCGCGCCGTGCGCGAGCGCTCCGGGGCGGAGGTGGTCGCGGTCTTCACCACCAGCGCCCTGCCCACCGACATCCGGCACAACTCGAAGATCGACCGGGCTGCGCTGTCCCGCTGGGCCGGTCAGACCCTGCGCGGGGAGTGGGCCGACGCCCTGTGAGCGCCCCGACGATCGTGGTCACCGGCGCCTCCGGCATGCTCGGCGGTGCCGTCGCCACGACCCTGCGTGACCGCGGCGCGCGGGTGCGCGCCTTCCAGCGCCGCCCGGCCGGCCTCCCCGGCGTCGAGGACGTCACCGGTTCGCTGACCGCCCCCGAGGAGGTCCGTCGCGCGGTCGACGGGGCCGACGCCGTCGTCCACCTCGCCGCCAAGGTGTCGATCTCGGGGCCCGAGCACGAGTACCGCGCGATCAACATCGACGGCACCCGGAACGTGCTGGACGCCCTGCGCGCGGGAGGAGGCGGGTCGCTCGTGAACGTCTCCTCCCCGTCGGTCGCCCATCTCGGCCGCGCGATCGAGGGGGACGGGGCCGCACCGGCCGACCCGACCCGTGCTCGCGGCCCCTATTCCCGCACCAAGGCCGCCGCCGAGCTGCTGGCCATGGGGGCCGACGGCGAGGACGGCCTGGCGGTGACCACGGTCCGCCCGCACATCGTGTGGGGCCCCGGGGACACGCAGCTGGTGGGCCGGATCGTCGACCGGGCACGGCGCGGACGGCTGCCCCTGCTGGACGAGGGCATGGCCCTGATCGACACCACCTACGTCACCAATGCCGCCGACGCGATCGTCGCCGCCCTCGACCGCATCGAGGACGTCCACGGCGAGAGCTTCGTGATCACCAACGGTGAGCC
Encoded here:
- a CDS encoding NAD-dependent epimerase/dehydratase family protein, which encodes MSAPTIVVTGASGMLGGAVATTLRDRGARVRAFQRRPAGLPGVEDVTGSLTAPEEVRRAVDGADAVVHLAAKVSISGPEHEYRAINIDGTRNVLDALRAGGGGSLVNVSSPSVAHLGRAIEGDGAAPADPTRARGPYSRTKAAAELLAMGADGEDGLAVTTVRPHIVWGPGDTQLVGRIVDRARRGRLPLLDEGMALIDTTYVTNAADAIVAALDRIEDVHGESFVITNGEPRTVRDIFGGWCDAAGVPRPSVRLPGSVARFAGRVVERVWEHRPGHDEPPMTEFLAEQMSTAHWFDQRRTRERLQWTPQVTLDEGNEHLAAWFREHPVAAG